The following coding sequences are from one Pelagovum sp. HNIBRBA483 window:
- a CDS encoding LLM class flavin-dependent oxidoreductase: MKFQLAINLERMSPETDMKDVRDHTLEMVKMADAAGFEIAWAAEHHAMEMTIAPNPFQILTWWGEHTKNIRLGVGVVNAAYWHPIDLAGEAAFLDLISDGRLEFGIGSGAYQREFDRMKPGLDQKDSWRYMQEMLPVVRELWKGDYEHNGTYWQFPRATSCPKPIQDDVPVWVAARSPITFDYAVENDCNIMSWPLTMPMSEAEAYRARLDESIAKNGGKYDGRWVMMRHAAVYETEADRQNALQSVRVQLSQFGNLMTQTGDVVNGFPEAVPPEKLEGNFRYDPATLEENLLFGSPSQVLEKLKLYEDLGLDGFIYYASMGMDMDQQKRSLQLFIDKVIPEFKRRKIADAG; this comes from the coding sequence ATGAAATTTCAGCTCGCAATCAATTTGGAGCGCATGAGCCCCGAAACCGACATGAAGGACGTCAGGGATCACACGCTTGAAATGGTAAAAATGGCAGACGCCGCCGGCTTCGAAATCGCATGGGCTGCCGAGCACCATGCCATGGAGATGACTATCGCCCCGAACCCTTTTCAGATCCTGACTTGGTGGGGCGAACACACCAAAAATATTCGCCTCGGTGTTGGCGTAGTTAACGCCGCCTACTGGCACCCGATCGACCTTGCAGGCGAGGCGGCGTTTCTTGACCTGATCAGCGATGGGCGTTTGGAGTTTGGCATTGGCTCTGGTGCCTATCAGCGTGAATTCGACCGCATGAAACCCGGCCTCGATCAAAAAGACAGCTGGCGCTACATGCAGGAAATGCTGCCGGTAGTGCGCGAATTGTGGAAGGGCGATTACGAACACAATGGAACCTATTGGCAGTTTCCACGCGCGACGTCTTGCCCCAAACCCATTCAGGATGACGTACCCGTCTGGGTGGCAGCGCGCTCGCCAATAACCTTTGACTACGCCGTCGAAAACGACTGCAATATCATGTCATGGCCATTGACGATGCCGATGTCTGAGGCCGAGGCCTATCGTGCACGCCTCGACGAGTCGATCGCAAAGAATGGCGGGAAGTACGACGGCAGATGGGTGATGATGCGCCACGCAGCGGTCTACGAAACTGAGGCAGACCGCCAGAACGCCCTGCAATCCGTCCGCGTTCAACTAAGCCAGTTCGGCAATCTCATGACGCAGACAGGTGATGTCGTGAATGGCTTCCCCGAAGCCGTGCCACCAGAAAAACTTGAGGGCAATTTCCGATATGATCCCGCGACACTCGAAGAGAACCTACTCTTCGGCTCGCCGTCTCAAGTTCTCGAAAAACTGAAACTCTATGAGGATCTGGGCCTCGATGGCTTCATCTACTACGCGTCGATGGGCATGGACATGGATCAGCAAAAACGGTCGCTCCAACTCTTCATCGACAAGGTAATTCCGGAATTTAAGAGGAGGAAAATAGCTGATGCCGGTTGA
- a CDS encoding aldehyde dehydrogenase translates to MKNYKMLIAGEWVSASDNGSFTSMDPSTGNAWARIPEATAADVDRAVKVAYHACYDGPWSRMSATERGHCLRRLADLLSEHSESLGATETRDTGKMFKETRWQAKYISEFYHFFAGAADKINGETLPIDKPEMFVFTNREPLGVIAAVVPWNSQLFLSAVKIGPALAAGNTVVLKASEHASAAMLEFGELITKAGIPDGVVNIVTGHGDPCGRVLTSHPLVARVSFTGGPSSARHVIGNTRENFAELSLELGGKSPLIVFDDADIESAVNGAVSGIFAASGQSCVAGSRLVIHEAIADEFLQRLAQIANQAKIGDPMAEETEMGPLCTHGQLENIEREVARAIEEGGRVICGGERAVAGSELYYRPTIIDCPSPDLHIVDTELFGPVLSVLRFKTEEEALALANDTVHGLAAGIFTRDSARALRMSRGVRAGIVWVNTYRAVSPIAEFGGMKTSGYGRESGFQAVYDYTRPKTVWMNTSSEPLGSQFVAR, encoded by the coding sequence ATGAAAAACTACAAGATGTTGATTGCGGGTGAATGGGTCAGTGCTTCCGACAATGGCTCATTTACGAGCATGGACCCCAGTACCGGAAACGCTTGGGCCCGCATCCCCGAAGCCACCGCTGCTGACGTCGATCGCGCTGTCAAAGTGGCCTATCATGCCTGCTACGACGGGCCATGGTCGCGCATGTCCGCCACCGAGCGTGGCCACTGCCTCAGGCGTTTGGCCGATCTGCTCTCCGAGCATTCCGAAAGCCTCGGCGCAACGGAAACACGCGATACGGGTAAAATGTTCAAGGAAACACGCTGGCAGGCAAAATACATAAGTGAATTCTATCACTTTTTCGCCGGCGCCGCTGACAAGATCAACGGTGAGACACTTCCGATCGACAAACCGGAAATGTTCGTTTTTACCAATCGCGAGCCACTGGGCGTGATTGCCGCAGTGGTGCCTTGGAACTCGCAACTGTTCCTTTCCGCGGTTAAGATCGGCCCCGCCCTTGCCGCTGGAAATACCGTTGTCCTCAAGGCGTCCGAGCATGCTTCCGCCGCAATGTTGGAATTCGGTGAATTGATCACAAAGGCCGGAATACCTGATGGCGTGGTCAACATCGTGACTGGGCATGGCGACCCATGCGGGCGCGTTCTCACATCACACCCGCTTGTTGCGCGTGTGTCGTTCACAGGCGGCCCTTCATCGGCCCGTCATGTCATTGGAAACACCCGCGAAAACTTTGCCGAACTCAGCCTTGAGCTTGGTGGAAAGTCACCCTTAATCGTTTTTGATGACGCGGATATCGAAAGCGCTGTAAACGGTGCGGTCTCAGGTATTTTTGCAGCCTCCGGTCAAAGCTGCGTCGCCGGTTCTCGGCTTGTCATCCACGAGGCAATAGCAGACGAATTCTTGCAACGTCTCGCCCAGATCGCCAATCAGGCGAAAATCGGTGACCCGATGGCCGAGGAAACGGAAATGGGGCCTCTCTGCACTCACGGTCAGCTTGAAAACATCGAACGTGAGGTTGCCCGCGCAATCGAGGAAGGCGGGCGAGTCATCTGCGGCGGTGAGCGTGCTGTGGCGGGTTCCGAACTCTACTATAGGCCCACAATCATCGATTGCCCGTCGCCGGATTTGCACATCGTCGATACGGAGCTTTTTGGCCCCGTCCTCTCGGTCCTGCGGTTCAAAACCGAGGAAGAAGCCCTCGCGCTGGCCAATGATACCGTGCACGGCCTTGCCGCTGGCATCTTCACGAGAGACAGCGCCCGCGCTTTACGCATGAGTCGGGGCGTCAGAGCAGGTATCGTCTGGGTCAACACTTACCGAGCCGTCTCTCCGATCGCAGAATTTGGCGGCATGAAGACCTCCGGATACGGCCGCGAGAGTGGGTTCCAAGCAGTCTACGATTACACCCGCCCCAAAACAGTATGGATGAACACATCCTCAGAGCCACTGGGAAGCCAGTTTGTGGCGCGTTGA
- a CDS encoding flavin reductase family protein encodes MFRDATKLVPRDSFIDAMRRVASSVTVVTTDGPAGRLGATVSAFSSVSADPPTILICLFAESRIAKAVLENKDFCVNVLSEEDSDIADRFAGRHDALVEDRFSGIDCYGAPGTPPQIDGATAFRCVQQQTILSGSHLIILGHVRHVLAGAARPLTYRDGSYHRVLPKADRFLSAAT; translated from the coding sequence ATGTTTCGGGATGCTACGAAGCTGGTGCCGCGTGACAGCTTTATCGACGCCATGCGAAGGGTTGCCTCATCGGTTACCGTTGTGACCACAGATGGCCCAGCCGGACGGCTAGGCGCCACAGTAAGTGCTTTTTCATCGGTCTCTGCGGACCCGCCAACCATATTGATATGCCTCTTTGCAGAAAGCCGGATTGCCAAAGCCGTTCTGGAGAACAAAGACTTCTGCGTGAATGTCCTTTCCGAGGAGGATAGCGACATTGCAGACCGCTTTGCTGGTCGGCACGATGCTCTGGTAGAGGACCGTTTTTCTGGGATTGATTGCTACGGTGCCCCGGGTACGCCTCCCCAAATCGATGGTGCGACCGCCTTTCGATGCGTACAACAACAGACGATTTTGTCGGGTAGCCACCTCATCATTCTAGGCCATGTTCGGCACGTTCTCGCGGGCGCCGCACGACCCCTCACCTACCGTGACGGCAGCTACCATCGGGTACTCCCAAAAGCGGATCGCTTTCTATCCGCCGCAACCTGA
- a CDS encoding LysR family transcriptional regulator: MNIVALQTFLAIVETGSLVRASQRMNVTQSTVTARLKTLEDEIGQVLLNRQKSGTTLTPAGTKLLGYARIMTGLWRQAKFETALPAGLDAVCTFGCDRELWHGPGRRFFYDILSKHPEIAMSVHQGSANDLEAWLSEGSVDVILTYEAVARGSQTIHELPVERLVLYSDRNDTPIIGDPDYIFVDHGADFRRMHAQSYHDAGVARISFDSSWWALQFMLDNRGSAYLPEALADRFVRSGRIFAVPDAPVYTRKKCLVVSDSAAQGWSWFQPLVERLMDESALFNL, translated from the coding sequence ATGAATATTGTCGCGTTGCAAACGTTTTTGGCGATTGTGGAGACGGGTAGCCTCGTTCGGGCGTCTCAGCGGATGAACGTTACGCAGTCTACGGTGACGGCTCGCCTTAAGACGTTGGAAGACGAAATCGGCCAGGTGCTGCTCAATCGTCAGAAATCAGGAACGACATTGACGCCTGCTGGAACCAAACTCTTGGGGTATGCGCGGATCATGACTGGCCTCTGGCGGCAAGCCAAGTTTGAAACGGCGCTCCCTGCGGGCCTCGATGCTGTTTGCACATTTGGCTGTGACCGAGAATTATGGCACGGGCCGGGGCGGCGGTTCTTTTACGATATTCTGTCCAAGCATCCTGAGATTGCGATGTCTGTGCATCAGGGTAGCGCTAACGATCTCGAGGCTTGGCTTTCAGAGGGGTCCGTTGATGTGATCCTGACCTATGAGGCCGTCGCACGGGGGAGCCAAACGATACATGAGCTGCCGGTTGAGAGGCTGGTTCTTTACTCTGACAGGAATGATACTCCCATCATCGGGGATCCCGATTATATCTTTGTCGACCATGGGGCGGATTTTCGGCGTATGCATGCGCAATCCTATCATGATGCTGGGGTTGCGCGGATCAGCTTTGACAGCTCTTGGTGGGCGTTACAGTTTATGCTTGATAATCGCGGTTCGGCCTATCTGCCCGAGGCTTTGGCTGACAGGTTTGTGCGAAGCGGGCGCATTTTCGCGGTGCCCGATGCGCCTGTTTATACGCGCAAGAAGTGCCTTGTTGTCAGCGATAGCGCAGCGCAAGGTTGGAGCTGGTTCCAGCCGCTGGTCGAGCGGCTTATGGACGAGTCCGCGCTCTTCAATTTGTAG
- a CDS encoding glycine betaine ABC transporter substrate-binding protein, which translates to MKKLGTILVGATALAASPVIAADIVIGVPNWPSVNATAHIMKVAIEQNLGLEVELQNGTNPIVFEAMDSGAMHVHPEVWLPNQQNLHDTFVVDKGTVSMNPNGVEAFQGMCVDKATADANGITSIDDLTNPDIAALFDSDGDGQGELWIGAPGWASTNVEKIRAKSYGYDQTFTLTEIDETVAYGELGNAITAGDAWAGFCYTPHYVFALHDLVVLDEPAYDPAKWNVTQPTDSANWLEESDAAVAWDSAYLHIHYATSLETDYPGVATLLSNMMFDTDTVSAMTFALVIDGVEPLAYAEQWVADNEDAVLGWMAN; encoded by the coding sequence ATGAAGAAGCTTGGAACCATTCTGGTAGGTGCGACCGCACTTGCCGCTTCGCCGGTTATTGCGGCGGATATTGTCATCGGTGTACCCAACTGGCCTTCGGTAAACGCAACAGCGCATATCATGAAGGTCGCGATTGAGCAGAACCTCGGGCTAGAAGTGGAACTGCAGAACGGGACCAACCCGATTGTATTCGAGGCGATGGATTCTGGCGCGATGCATGTGCACCCCGAGGTTTGGCTGCCGAACCAGCAGAATCTTCACGATACGTTCGTTGTGGATAAGGGCACGGTGTCGATGAACCCGAATGGGGTTGAAGCGTTTCAGGGCATGTGCGTCGACAAGGCGACGGCGGATGCCAATGGCATTACGTCGATCGACGATCTGACCAATCCCGATATCGCGGCACTGTTCGACAGTGATGGCGACGGCCAAGGGGAGCTTTGGATCGGTGCGCCGGGTTGGGCGTCAACCAATGTTGAGAAAATACGCGCAAAATCATATGGTTATGATCAAACCTTCACACTGACAGAGATCGACGAGACAGTTGCCTACGGTGAACTTGGCAACGCGATTACTGCTGGCGATGCATGGGCGGGCTTCTGCTATACGCCGCATTATGTGTTTGCGCTGCATGATCTGGTCGTGCTCGATGAACCGGCCTATGATCCTGCAAAATGGAATGTCACCCAGCCGACAGATTCAGCGAATTGGCTCGAGGAGTCGGATGCAGCGGTCGCTTGGGACTCTGCTTATTTGCACATCCATTATGCAACCTCATTGGAGACGGACTACCCCGGGGTGGCAACGTTGCTCTCCAACATGATGTTCGACACAGATACAGTCTCGGCGATGACGTTTGCGCTGGTCATCGATGGTGTTGAGCCGCTTGCCTATGCGGAGCAGTGGGTAGCTGACAATGAGGATGCCGTGCTTGGCTGGATGGCCAACTAG
- a CDS encoding glycine betaine/L-proline ABC transporter ATP-binding protein → MSEAVVKLTDVWKIFGARADEAMATVKKEGIGKPEVLERFGCVVGVQGASFEVSRGEIFCIMGLSGSGKSTLVRHINRLIDPTAGKIEILGHDVSTISDKELRRIRAQQIGMVFQHMALMPHRSVRDNVAYPLEIRKVSKSKRWAISDHALGLVDLTGYEDRLPNELSGGMQQRVGIARALASDPEVLLMDEPFSALDPLIRLQLQDQFKALVAQLKKTTLFITHDLDEAIRIGHRIAIMKDGVIVQIGTPEDIVMNPADEYVREFVQGISKLKLVRAHSIMMPIDEFRARDERSLDESPRADENADLDQLIDLSVGTYAPVIITENGVDVGVVDKARLLRGIQGGKDD, encoded by the coding sequence ATGAGCGAAGCTGTCGTCAAATTAACTGATGTCTGGAAGATCTTTGGCGCGCGTGCCGACGAAGCAATGGCCACCGTCAAAAAAGAGGGTATCGGAAAGCCCGAGGTTTTGGAGCGTTTTGGCTGCGTTGTTGGGGTGCAGGGTGCGTCTTTCGAAGTATCTCGAGGCGAGATCTTCTGCATCATGGGTTTGTCGGGTTCGGGGAAATCCACCCTCGTGCGCCATATCAACCGCCTGATTGACCCAACCGCCGGAAAGATTGAAATTCTTGGTCATGATGTTTCGACCATTTCTGACAAAGAGTTACGCCGTATTCGCGCGCAACAGATCGGGATGGTTTTTCAGCACATGGCGTTGATGCCGCACCGGAGTGTGCGGGACAATGTGGCGTACCCCTTGGAAATACGAAAGGTTTCAAAGTCCAAGCGCTGGGCGATCTCAGATCACGCTCTTGGGCTTGTTGACTTGACGGGATATGAGGACCGCCTTCCGAATGAACTGTCCGGCGGGATGCAGCAGAGGGTTGGAATTGCCCGGGCGCTCGCTTCCGATCCTGAAGTCCTTTTGATGGACGAACCTTTTTCGGCCTTGGATCCGCTGATCCGGTTGCAACTTCAGGACCAATTCAAGGCCTTGGTCGCGCAGCTGAAGAAGACGACGCTCTTCATTACTCATGATTTAGACGAGGCGATCCGAATTGGTCATCGCATTGCCATCATGAAGGACGGTGTCATCGTTCAGATCGGTACGCCTGAAGACATCGTGATGAATCCAGCGGATGAATATGTCCGCGAGTTCGTGCAGGGCATTTCCAAGCTGAAACTTGTTAGAGCGCATTCGATCATGATGCCGATTGATGAGTTTCGAGCGAGAGACGAGCGTTCGCTCGATGAGTCGCCACGGGCCGATGAAAACGCCGATCTTGATCAGTTGATCGATCTATCGGTTGGAACCTATGCACCAGTGATCATTACTGAAAATGGTGTGGACGTTGGTGTTGTGGACAAAGCACGCCTGCTGCGCGGTATTCAAGGAGGCAAGGATGACTGA
- a CDS encoding ABC transporter permease: protein MTDTQTGIKVTAASDIEVDRDALDSSIREFAGANGDVYVSAFHKIHNSTEWWPSTFNWAAALFGPLWSASRAIWGLFWTFLILEIVAWVQIGRGLWGNPGADMLDRANRQQARVDDMLERAAAATEQDDIDRFTTLAENLQKATDNSFAQAEAMQAEAPVIALAGIVLLVIFKVIQGFIANGLYEKRYSNWRVDSRKVESGRKLGNVIMGVVLVAAIAPLIVYKFTVNVTFALLETFPEKEVSRLILGDGSGTLFSELAGWLEARIDAAALAGGDVFDGVVAGVRTVLDGLTLALNGSPWPVVMLIICVTAWRSAGPRVAIFTASSLAYIALLGYWSVAMETVALVGASVLLCVVIGIPLGIWFGKSRRAYSAAEPVLDLMQTLPAFVYLIPIIAFFGTGNPPGILATIIFGMPPVIRLTALGMRGVPESIKEAAVAFGASRWQLLKDVEVPLALPSIMTGVNQTILMCLSMVVIISLIGGGGLGKEILEALQYAAKGPGLLGGFAILFLAMVMDRIVQGAFRQKRD from the coding sequence ATGACTGATACTCAGACCGGAATAAAAGTCACCGCTGCCTCTGACATTGAGGTTGATCGAGACGCTCTTGATTCATCCATCAGGGAATTTGCAGGGGCTAATGGCGATGTTTATGTTTCCGCCTTTCACAAAATCCATAATTCGACCGAATGGTGGCCGAGCACATTCAATTGGGCCGCCGCGCTATTCGGACCGTTGTGGTCCGCCAGCCGCGCTATCTGGGGTTTGTTCTGGACGTTTCTGATCCTGGAAATCGTGGCTTGGGTGCAGATCGGCAGGGGGCTTTGGGGTAATCCAGGCGCGGATATGCTCGACCGTGCCAATCGGCAACAGGCGCGCGTCGACGACATGCTTGAACGTGCTGCTGCGGCGACAGAACAGGATGACATTGATAGGTTCACGACACTTGCCGAAAACCTGCAAAAAGCGACCGATAACAGCTTCGCGCAAGCCGAAGCGATGCAAGCCGAGGCGCCAGTGATCGCGCTTGCTGGAATTGTCCTTCTTGTAATTTTTAAAGTAATTCAGGGCTTTATAGCGAACGGTCTGTACGAGAAGCGCTATTCCAATTGGCGGGTCGATAGCCGCAAGGTTGAGAGTGGCCGGAAATTGGGCAATGTCATAATGGGTGTGGTGCTTGTCGCCGCAATCGCGCCGCTGATCGTTTACAAGTTCACAGTGAATGTGACCTTTGCTCTCCTAGAAACCTTCCCTGAAAAGGAAGTTTCCCGGCTGATCCTCGGTGATGGTAGCGGTACGCTCTTTTCTGAACTTGCGGGCTGGCTGGAGGCACGGATTGATGCCGCAGCGCTGGCGGGAGGGGACGTTTTTGATGGGGTCGTTGCGGGTGTCCGCACGGTGCTTGACGGGCTGACACTGGCCCTGAACGGCTCGCCGTGGCCGGTGGTCATGTTGATTATTTGCGTGACGGCTTGGCGTTCTGCTGGGCCAAGGGTTGCCATTTTTACGGCATCGTCCCTCGCTTACATTGCTTTGCTTGGCTATTGGTCGGTTGCAATGGAGACGGTGGCGCTTGTGGGGGCGTCGGTGTTGCTTTGCGTGGTCATCGGCATTCCGCTAGGCATTTGGTTTGGCAAGTCGCGCCGGGCCTACTCTGCAGCTGAGCCGGTTCTCGACCTGATGCAAACCCTCCCAGCCTTTGTCTATCTTATCCCCATCATCGCGTTTTTCGGCACGGGGAATCCGCCTGGAATTTTGGCGACCATTATTTTCGGAATGCCGCCGGTGATCCGTCTTACCGCGCTTGGAATGAGGGGGGTGCCTGAAAGTATTAAAGAGGCCGCGGTCGCGTTTGGTGCCTCTCGATGGCAGCTGCTTAAAGATGTTGAGGTGCCGCTCGCATTACCTTCGATCATGACTGGTGTGAACCAGACCATTTTGATGTGCCTTTCAATGGTGGTAATTATCTCATTGATCGGTGGTGGTGGCTTGGGAAAAGAGATTCTGGAAGCTCTTCAATATGCCGCGAAAGGGCCAGGGCTTTTGGGTGGGTTCGCCATTCTCTTTCTCGCGATGGTGATGGATCGCATTGTGCAAGGGGCGTTTCGTCAGAAGCGAGACTGA
- a CDS encoding helix-turn-helix domain-containing protein, producing MENFKNTSKPVPLSQDPHKLREGGEKKLEVAIGREIRALRQQHGMTFAELSNQTKISVSMLSKIESGSTSASLATLQTLADALSTSITSFFRRFEEARNAVHTKAGEGVEIDRTGTRAGHQYNLLGHLGSNASGVVVEPYLITLTEESDVFPTFQHDGIEMLYMLEGEVGYRHGDQSYHLRPGDTLFFDADAPHGPDVLIKLPAKYLSIISYPQRSSGDEKP from the coding sequence ATGGAAAACTTTAAAAACACGAGTAAGCCGGTGCCACTTTCGCAAGATCCCCATAAACTTCGTGAAGGTGGCGAAAAGAAACTGGAGGTCGCGATCGGGCGTGAAATTCGCGCACTGCGGCAACAGCACGGTATGACCTTCGCAGAACTGTCCAACCAAACAAAGATCTCTGTCAGCATGCTTTCGAAGATCGAAAGTGGTTCAACATCGGCATCTCTTGCCACATTGCAGACCCTCGCGGACGCTTTGAGCACCAGCATCACTTCATTCTTTCGGCGCTTTGAGGAGGCAAGGAATGCAGTGCATACGAAAGCTGGTGAAGGTGTTGAGATTGATCGCACTGGAACCAGAGCCGGGCATCAGTATAATCTATTGGGTCATCTTGGGTCTAATGCCAGCGGTGTTGTTGTCGAGCCGTATCTGATTACCCTTACTGAGGAGTCAGATGTATTCCCGACATTCCAGCATGACGGAATTGAAATGCTCTACATGCTGGAAGGTGAGGTTGGATACCGACATGGTGATCAGAGTTATCACCTGAGACCAGGGGATACGCTGTTTTTCGACGCGGACGCGCCGCATGGGCCAGACGTGTTGATAAAACTTCCAGCAAAATATTTGTCGATCATCTCGTATCCTCAGCGGAGCTCGGGTGACGAAAAACCCTGA
- a CDS encoding glutamine amidotransferase family protein, with the protein MCGIVGLFLKDDALNPQLGQLLSDMLITMTDRGPDSAGIAVYSDRSSGKAKVTVQSDKPESDFPLLEAALATELNAPVALVRNDTHAVIECDSHLIVNVREYIREKHKNVRIMSGGDAIEIYKEVGLPKDVVGRFSIGKMSGSHGIGHTRMATESAVTTEGAHPFSTGADQCLVHNGSLSNHNSLRRKLVREGVRIESMNDTEVGAAYLTWKMREGATLGEALESSLSDLDGFFTFVVGTKDGFGVVRDPIACKPAVMAENDQYVAFGSEYRALVNLPGIEDARIWEPEPATVYFWSR; encoded by the coding sequence ATGTGCGGAATTGTCGGCCTGTTTTTAAAAGACGACGCGTTGAACCCTCAACTTGGTCAATTGCTTTCTGATATGCTGATCACAATGACGGATCGTGGGCCGGATAGCGCAGGAATTGCCGTTTATAGTGATCGCTCTTCCGGCAAAGCAAAGGTGACCGTTCAGTCGGACAAGCCTGAGAGCGATTTCCCCTTACTAGAAGCCGCATTAGCAACTGAACTCAATGCGCCTGTTGCGTTAGTTCGTAACGACACTCATGCAGTTATCGAATGTGACAGCCATCTGATCGTAAATGTCCGTGAATACATTCGCGAGAAACACAAGAATGTCCGGATCATGTCAGGTGGCGATGCAATTGAGATTTATAAGGAGGTTGGCCTTCCCAAAGATGTTGTCGGCAGGTTCAGTATCGGAAAAATGTCGGGCTCTCACGGGATCGGACACACGCGTATGGCCACAGAGTCCGCCGTAACGACCGAAGGGGCGCATCCGTTCTCGACCGGCGCTGATCAGTGCCTTGTGCATAATGGATCGTTGTCGAACCATAACTCCTTACGGCGCAAGCTTGTCCGGGAGGGCGTGCGCATCGAGTCGATGAACGATACGGAGGTGGGCGCAGCCTATCTCACATGGAAAATGCGAGAGGGCGCAACGCTGGGCGAAGCCCTTGAAAGCAGCCTGAGTGATCTTGATGGATTTTTCACGTTCGTAGTGGGAACCAAGGACGGTTTTGGTGTGGTGCGTGATCCGATTGCCTGCAAGCCCGCAGTCATGGCGGAAAACGACCAATATGTAGCATTCGGGAGCGAGTATCGAGCGCTGGTCAACCTGCCGGGTATCGAAGATGCGCGGATATGGGAGCCCGAACCCGCGACCGTGTATTTCTGGAGTCGTTGA
- a CDS encoding protein GlxC, translating to MKVYDLSKDGLRGLNSALHAQSEIVTAPAWKIVNPKGSHALAVGLDAALDVTIQGSTGYYCAGMNQEATIRVKGSVGPGVAENMMSGTVIVEGDASQYAGATGHGGLLVIKGNASSRCGISMKGIDIVVEGNVGHMSAFMAQAGNLVVCGDAGEALGDSLYEARLFVRGSVKSLGADCVEKEMQQEHLDILGELLERAGTSAKPEEFRRYGSARTLYNFDVDNVAAY from the coding sequence ATGAAAGTCTATGACCTCTCCAAAGACGGTTTGCGTGGCTTGAATTCGGCGCTGCATGCGCAATCGGAAATAGTCACCGCGCCTGCGTGGAAAATCGTAAACCCAAAAGGGAGCCATGCCCTTGCGGTTGGATTGGATGCGGCGCTTGATGTCACTATCCAAGGGTCCACTGGTTATTATTGCGCCGGCATGAACCAAGAGGCGACAATTCGCGTAAAGGGGTCTGTTGGCCCGGGGGTGGCCGAAAATATGATGTCCGGAACTGTCATCGTTGAAGGCGATGCAAGCCAGTACGCGGGCGCGACAGGGCACGGTGGGTTGTTGGTCATCAAGGGAAATGCAAGCTCGCGATGTGGGATCTCGATGAAAGGTATTGATATCGTTGTCGAGGGTAACGTCGGTCACATGTCGGCATTCATGGCGCAGGCTGGAAATCTCGTGGTTTGTGGTGATGCGGGCGAGGCACTTGGAGACTCCCTCTACGAGGCGCGTCTGTTTGTTCGAGGTTCCGTGAAGAGTTTAGGCGCCGATTGCGTTGAAAAGGAGATGCAACAGGAGCACCTCGATATTCTCGGTGAGCTCCTTGAGCGCGCTGGGACTTCCGCAAAGCCTGAAGAGTTCAGGCGCTATGGATCTGCCCGCACTTTGTATAATTTCGATGTCGACAATGTTGCGGCCTACTGA